A region of Etheostoma cragini isolate CJK2018 chromosome 2, CSU_Ecrag_1.0, whole genome shotgun sequence DNA encodes the following proteins:
- the LOC117961493 gene encoding ATP-sensitive inward rectifier potassium channel 12-like: MVGTARPNLHYCPRRHSLMIIGAMGAVRVNRYSIVSTDEDALKISSLGLHNGHSPLTQPSLSGACMLGEEGGGECPESDDGRGALSLRETNEPNIQNSSLVLTASSSCRLGLDLGTGRLRSRFVKKNGQCNVVFNNMEDKPKRYLADIFTTCVDIRWRYLLLIFTTTFLLSWLVFGVIFWGVALAHGDFNLKEGDPQSNVENGKDQWRPCILHIQGFIGAFLFSIETQTTIGYGFRCVTEECPVAVVTVVVQSIMGCIIDSFMIGTIMAKMVRPKKRAQTLLFSHNAVIALRDGKLCLMWRLGNMRKSHIVEAHVRAQLIKSHVTAEGEYLPLEQTDIDVGYDDGLDRLFLVSPLVVVHEINKNSPLYDLSCSDLLKEDFEIVVILEGMVEATAMTTQARSSYLAKEILWGYRFEPVVFEKGNRYHVDYSRFHKSYKVPSTPHCSARELSQMKGHGRQSSSSSSTYSQSPSPFAPRVSHHLLGPHSPSAFCYENEVALCCGDDEDEENMTVELGSLNVVSDKEVKMRKDIHLGFKETFVEEQRVEMLCVLDTENQISLDRLQPTLPLYISRESGV; the protein is encoded by the exons ATGGTTGGAACTGCCCGCCCCAACCTACATTACTGCCCTCGCAGACACAGCCTGATGATCATCGGTGCCATGGGAGCGGTGCGAGTCAATAG ATACAGCATCGTTTCCACAGATGAAGATGCCCTGAAGATCTCCAGCCTGGGCCTCCATAATGGCCACAGTCCTCTGACTCAGCCGTCACTGTCAGGGGCCTGTATGCTGGgtgaagaaggaggaggagagtgtCCAGAAAGTGATGACGGAAGAGGGGCTTTGTCTTTGAGAGAGACAAATGAGCCCAACATCCAAAACAGCAGTTTAGTTTTAACAGCTTCATCTTCATGTCGTCTGGGTCTAGATCTGGGCACCGGCCGCCTTCGCAGCCGCTTTGTGAAGAAGAACGGTCAGTGCAATGTGGTGTTCAACAACATGGAGGATAAACCAAAACGATACCTGGCTGACATTTTCACCACCTGTGTGGACATACGCTGGCGCTACCTGCTGCTCATTTTCACCACCACTTTCCTTTTGTCTTGGCTGGTGTTTGGCGTGATCTTCTGGGGAGTGGCGCTTGCTCATGGAGACTTTAACTTAAAGGAAGGGGATCCTCAAAGCAATGTAGAGAACGGAAAAGACCAATGGCGGCCATGTATTCTCCACATCCAGGGTTTTATAGGGGCTTTCCTCTTCTCCATAGAGACCCAGACCACCATTGGATATGGTTTCCGGTGTGTCACGGAAGAGTGCCCAGTCGCTGTGGTGACTGTGGTGGTCCAGTCCATCATGGGTTGCATTATTGACTCCTTCATGATTGGGACCATCATGGCAAAGATGGTGCGGCCCAAGAAGCGGGCACAGACCTTGCTGTTTTCGCATAATGCCGTCATAGCTCTGCGAGATGGTAAGCTGTGCCTTATGTGGCGCTTAGGGAACATGCGCAAGAGCCACATTGTTGAAGCACACGTGCGAGCTCAACTCATTAAGTCCCATGTGACGGCGGAGGGCGAATACCTCCCTTTGGAGCAAACCGATATTGATGTTGGCTATGATGACGGGCTGGATCGGCTGTTTCTGGTGTCGCCACTAGTCGTGGTCCATGAGATCAACAAAAACAGTCCTCTGTATGACCTAAGTTGCTCTGACCTGCTCAAGGAAGACTTTGAGATTGTGGTCATCCTGGAGGGGATGGTGGAGGCCACAGCTATGACCACACAGGCCCGGAGCTCCTACTTGGCCAAGGAGATCCTGTGGGGTTACCGTTTTGAGCCTGTGGTCTTTGAAAAGGGTAATCGCTACCACGTGGACTACTCTCGCTTCCATAAGTCCTACAAAGTGCCATCTACGCCTCACTGCAGTGCCAGGGAACTGAGTCAGATGAAGGGTCATGGCAGACAGTCTTCATCCTCCAGCTCAACTTACTCCCAGTCTCCATCACCATTTGCCCCAAGGGTATCTCACCATCTCCTGGGCCCTCACTCCCCCAGTGCTTTCTGCTACGAGAACGAGGTAGCTTTGTGCTGTGgggatgatgaggatgaggagaaTATGACAGTGGAGCTGGGGAGCCTAAATGTAGTAAGTGACAAAGAGGTAAAGATGAGAAAGGACATTCACTTGGGTTTTAAAGAGACATTTGTGGAGGAGCAGAGAGTGGAGATGCTGTGTGTTCTAGACACAGAGAATCAGATCAGCCTTGACAGACTACAGCCCACTCTACCATTATACATCAGCAGAGAGTCAGGAGTTTAA